Below is a genomic region from Candidatus Methylomirabilota bacterium.
CGACGGACGACCGAAGCCCGTCGGCGCGCCGGGCGGGGCGAGCCTGTGCTCGGGGTGGAGCTCGCCGACGAGCAGCGGCAGCCGGGCGGAGTAGACGAACTCCGAGAAAACCACCGGCAGCCCCTTGGCTCGGAAGAGCTCGATCAGCGCCCGGATGCGCGGCACGATCTGGCGGGCCGGCGGCACCTCCAGCGCCTCGCCGGGATCGAGGAAGCCGCGCTGCATGTCCACGACCAGCAGCGCCGTCCGTCCCGGCTCGGGCCTGAGCACGCGCTCGAAGGTCTCCCGGCGGTCGCTCAATTCTTCGTATTCACCGTCGGGGCGCCTCCGCGCCCGACGCTCGGACGGTCGACCCGCGGAACGATTTCCCGGGCGATCAGCTCGACCTGCGCGGGCTGGTAGCGATAGGGGATCAGGATGATGCGGTGCACGCCGGACTCCACGTGGGCGCGTAGCTGCTGGATGCACTCATCTACACTGCCCCGGATGGCGTGCTCGATCGTTGACTCGCTCCACGCGGCCACGTCCCACTCGGTCTGGAGCCACTGCCGCATCGGCGCCTCGGTCTCGGCGCGCGACCGGCCGACGTAGATGGCCAGCTGGTTGGTCCCGGTCAGCGTCTGGGGGTCGCGTCCGGCCTCCCGCGCGAACCCTTCGATCTTCTCCCACGAGCGGCGGTAGCTCTCCGGCGTATAGAAGTACGTGAGCCAGCCGTCGCCCCTGGTGGCGACGCGGCGGAGGACGGCGTCCACGTAGCCGCCGATGAGGATCGGCGGCCGCGGCCGCTGCACGGGTCGCGGGCGCATCACCGCCTCGCGAAGATTGAGATCGTCCACCTTGAGCGTCACCCGGTCCTCGGTCCAGAGCCGGGTGAGGATCTCGAGGTTGCGCTCGAAGAGCCGACCCCGCTGTTTGAAGGGCACGCCGACGGCGTCGAACTCGCGCGCATACCAGCCGGCGGCCACGCCGAGGATGAGGCGGCCCTTGGAGACGACGTCGAGCGTTCCCAGGGCCTTGGCGGCGACGGTCGGGTTGCGGAGGGGAAGCACGAGGATGCCCGTGCCCAGCCGGATCCGCTTCGTGCGGGCGGCGATGGCGGTGAGCGTGCCGACCGCGTCGAGGATGGGGAACGCCGGCTCGACCCCGAGGATCACGTGATCCCACGCCCAGAGCGACTCGAAGCCCAGCGCCTCTGCGCGCTCGGCATAGGCGTAGATCGCGTCGATGTCGGGCGTCTCCGTCGGCCCGACGAAGTTCTTGATCGCGAGTCCCCAGTTCATAGGTCGGAGGGGGCCTCGGCGGCCCCCTCCGAGGCCTCCCCCAGAACGGATTGCGCCGGCAAAGCCGGCGCTCGAAACGCGCATCCCGTCGCGTTTCTCATGGTTCGCGCCGGTGAGTTCGCCATCGCTAGCCGATGAAGCGCCGCTCGGGGTCGAGCGCGCGCAGGATCTGAAGCTCGCCGGCGGCCGGCGGCTCGGTCACGGCGATCTTGTCGGCCTCCAGGAGCTCGAAGCCGGTGTTCTCGCGGACGGTGCCAAGCGCGACCCCCGGGTGAAGCGCCTCGATGCGCATCCGGCGGCTCTGGGGGTCGAAGCCGAAGATCCCGAGTGTGGTCACCACGCGCGAGACGCCGCCGAACAGCAGCCCCGCCCGGCGGCGGCTGTCGTCGCCGTCGATCCAGCCGGGGCTGGTGATGAAGTCGACGCGCTTGACGAAGCGGCGTTTCTCGTGGGCCGTGAGGATGATCACCTCGCGGCAGAGCGAGACGATGTCGTTCGCCCCGCCCGTGCCCGGGAGCCTGACTTGGGGGCGCCAGTAGTCGCTGCCGAGG
It encodes:
- a CDS encoding TIGR03619 family F420-dependent LLM class oxidoreductase, whose protein sequence is MNWGLAIKNFVGPTETPDIDAIYAYAERAEALGFESLWAWDHVILGVEPAFPILDAVGTLTAIAARTKRIRLGTGILVLPLRNPTVAAKALGTLDVVSKGRLILGVAAGWYAREFDAVGVPFKQRGRLFERNLEILTRLWTEDRVTLKVDDLNLREAVMRPRPVQRPRPPILIGGYVDAVLRRVATRGDGWLTYFYTPESYRRSWEKIEGFAREAGRDPQTLTGTNQLAIYVGRSRAETEAPMRQWLQTEWDVAAWSESTIEHAIRGSVDECIQQLRAHVESGVHRIILIPYRYQPAQVELIAREIVPRVDRPSVGRGGAPTVNTKN
- a CDS encoding CoA-transferase codes for the protein MSAAVTAAELLAVMGARQLTDDTTVFAGVGVPLLAAALAQQRQAPRLTIVVEGGIIGPQIKPGRLPISTNEMRAGHRALMLTGITDIFLLAQRGFLDYGFVGGAQIDEHGNINTTALGSDYWRPQVRLPGTGGANDIVSLCREVIILTAHEKRRFVKRVDFITSPGWIDGDDSRRRAGLLFGGVSRVVTTLGIFGFDPQSRRMRIEALHPGVALGTVRENTGFELLEADKIAVTEPPAAGELQILRALDPERRFIG